A genomic region of Miscanthus floridulus cultivar M001 chromosome 3, ASM1932011v1, whole genome shotgun sequence contains the following coding sequences:
- the LOC136546148 gene encoding protein CHAPERONE-LIKE PROTEIN OF POR1, chloroplastic-like, whose translation MQATAAAFLAHPLPRLRRIGGWGADAAAVRGGVIALPPRLRGSRCSISLSIGAGAGAGGDREFSYEHVPMFSRYRIRDPYKLLGVDRDASEEEIRSARNFLIQQYAGHEPSEEAIEGAYEKIIMKSYQQRKKTKINLKTKLKKRVEEYPSWVKALIGYFEVPSMDIISRRLFFFAFIAGWSIATSAENGPAFQLAISLFSCIYFLNEKMKNLLRASTTGFGVLVGGWIIGSLLVPLVPTFIIPPSWSLELLTSLVAYIFLFLGSTFLK comes from the exons ATGCAGGCGACGGCCGCCGCATTCCTCGCCCACCCGCTCCCGCGGCTCCGCCG CATTGGCGGATGGGGTGCGGATGCGGCGGCGGTGCGTGGGGGCGTCATCGCGCTCCCGCCACGGCTGCGGGGGTCGCGGTGCTCCATCAGCCTCTCCATCGGCGCGGGCGCTGGCGCCGGAGGTGACCGCGAGTTCAGCTACG AGCATGTTCCGATGTTCTCTAGATACCGAATACGAGATCCCTACAAGCTTCTTGGTGTTGATCGTGACGCATCTGAAGAAGAGATCCGGAGTGCGAGGAATTTCCTCATTCAACAGTATGCTGGGCATGAACCAAGTGAAGAAGCTATTGAAGGTGCTTATGAGAAGATAATTATGAAGAGCTACCAGCAGCGGAAGAAGACAAAAATTAacctgaaaaccaagttaaagAAGAGAGTAGAGGAATACCCTTCATGGGTCAAAGCACTTATTGGTTACTTCGAGGTGCCATCAATGGATATTATTTCCAGAAGATTGTTTTTCTTTGCTTTCATTGCTGGATGGAGTATAGCAACTTCTGCAGAGAATGGACCTGCATTTCAG CTCGCAATATCGCTATTCTCATGCATATATTTCCTCAACGAAAAGATGAAGAACCTCCTCAGGGCATCAACCACTGG GTTTGGGGTACTTGTTGGTGGTTGGATTATTGGTTCTCTACTGGTTCCACTGGTCCCAACATTCATCATCCCACCTTCATGGTCCCTAGAGCTACTCACCTCGCTGGTTGCTTACATTTTCTTGTTCCTGGGATCCACTTTCCTGAAATGA